In Paenibacillus sp. FSL M7-0420, a single genomic region encodes these proteins:
- a CDS encoding L-lactate dehydrogenase: MAPFKPNRVVVIGTGAVGTTTAYTLLLRKRMPELVLIDVNHQKALGEALDMNHGMPFVGGVKLWAGTYEDCREADIIIVTAGASQKPGETRIDLLRKNISIFKDIIQKITKYNHHAILLIATNPVDILAYATLKISGFDRRRVIGSGTVLDSARFRYLIGKHKEIDPRSIHGQIIGEHGDSELPVWSLANVAGIDLGFDEDERKEIFEDTKNAAYEIIDAKGSTSYAIALALDRIVSSILNNEGSVLNVSTLLNNYNGVSDVFLGAPCVVDRSGVREVLDLPLSEEEQSLFQQSGDKLKSEIAKLEL, encoded by the coding sequence ATGGCCCCATTTAAGCCCAATCGTGTTGTAGTCATCGGTACCGGTGCAGTCGGAACCACTACAGCCTATACGCTGCTGCTGCGTAAGCGCATGCCCGAGCTTGTACTGATCGATGTGAACCACCAGAAGGCGCTTGGTGAAGCGCTGGATATGAACCATGGTATGCCTTTTGTAGGAGGCGTGAAGCTTTGGGCCGGTACCTATGAGGATTGCCGCGAAGCCGACATTATTATCGTCACTGCCGGAGCCTCCCAGAAGCCTGGTGAAACCCGGATCGACCTGCTCCGCAAGAACATCTCGATCTTCAAAGATATCATCCAGAAAATCACGAAATACAACCATCACGCGATCCTGCTGATTGCGACCAATCCGGTCGATATCCTGGCGTACGCCACCCTGAAGATCAGCGGCTTCGACCGCAGACGGGTTATCGGCTCAGGAACGGTACTGGACAGTGCCCGCTTCCGTTACCTGATCGGGAAGCACAAGGAGATTGACCCGCGCAGCATCCATGGACAGATCATCGGGGAGCATGGCGATTCCGAGCTGCCGGTCTGGAGTCTCGCCAATGTCGCCGGGATTGATCTGGGCTTCGATGAAGACGAACGCAAAGAAATCTTCGAGGATACGAAGAATGCAGCTTACGAGATTATCGATGCCAAGGGATCGACCTCCTACGCCATCGCGCTTGCACTGGACCGCATTGTATCGTCCATCCTGAACAATGAAGGCTCCGTTCTGAATGTATCTACATTACTGAACAACTACAACGGCGTCTCCGATGTGTTCCTCGGCGCTCCGTGTGTTGTGGACCGCTCCGGTGTGCGTGAGGTGCTTGATCTTCCGCTCAGCGAAGAAGAACAGAGCTTATTCCAGCAGTCCGGTGACAAGCTCAAGAGTGAAATCGCCAAGCTGGAGCTATAA
- a CDS encoding tyrosine-type recombinase/integrase, producing the protein MNELELTYEEELEAFLIWMKDAGYTAHTQKSYLADVREFLDHLNGKELGAVKKLHVVSYLTSVRERGVSDATRNRKHASVNCLFKALSELELLSINPAAGIKKSKTDKNREPVYLEEQELGRFLSAVDGKYRSRNLAVFLLMSYMGLRVGEVHTLNLSDYNVDRRTLRVFGKGRKWRGIPVPEDVAPYLDQAIADRLVPWRSKEEAMFISQKGRRLSIRGIQGIAADTFSRFQSELPSSQQRAYSSHKLRHSFATMLLRKGADLRTVQELLGHSSIQTTTVYTHITSREKEEAMSRLQISSADKLSGSL; encoded by the coding sequence ATGAATGAGCTGGAACTAACATACGAAGAAGAGCTGGAGGCCTTCCTGATCTGGATGAAGGACGCTGGTTATACAGCACATACCCAGAAATCCTACCTTGCTGATGTGCGGGAATTCCTGGACCATCTGAACGGCAAGGAGCTGGGAGCGGTTAAGAAGCTGCATGTGGTGTCCTACCTGACCTCGGTCCGTGAGCGGGGAGTCAGCGATGCCACCCGTAACCGCAAGCACGCCTCGGTTAACTGTCTGTTCAAGGCACTGTCCGAGCTGGAGCTGTTATCTATTAACCCGGCGGCAGGGATCAAGAAATCCAAGACCGACAAAAACCGTGAGCCGGTCTATCTGGAGGAGCAAGAGCTGGGGCGGTTCCTCTCGGCGGTGGACGGCAAGTACAGAAGCCGCAATCTGGCGGTCTTCCTGCTTATGTCCTATATGGGGCTGCGGGTAGGGGAAGTACATACGCTGAATCTGAGTGATTATAATGTAGACCGGCGCACGCTGCGGGTCTTCGGCAAAGGGCGCAAATGGCGGGGCATACCGGTTCCCGAGGATGTAGCCCCGTATCTCGATCAGGCGATTGCGGACCGGCTGGTCCCTTGGCGCAGCAAAGAAGAGGCCATGTTCATCTCGCAGAAGGGCCGCAGACTGTCGATCCGGGGAATTCAGGGCATTGCTGCGGATACCTTCAGCCGCTTCCAGAGTGAGCTGCCCTCTTCCCAGCAGCGTGCCTATTCGAGCCATAAGCTGCGGCATTCATTCGCCACTATGCTGCTGCGCAAGGGCGCGGATCTGCGGACGGTGCAGGAGCTGCTGGGTCACTCTTCCATTCAGACAACTACAGTCTATACGCATATCACGAGCCGGGAGAAGGAAGAGGCGATGTCCAGACTGCAAATCAGCAGTGCTGATAAGCTGAGCGGCAGCCTGTAA
- a CDS encoding DUF4179 domain-containing protein, whose amino-acid sequence MTTARDRLDVESGAVTAQLQKEAEHMIHSMPSSVDFDELWQLHTGGVGKAPRYRHRLSSYRKWVIGATAALVITAGSIIGIGFVSPPVAEALRVIPFFDYLYAKGGDREGLKSIEEKHLSSPTGAVIADQGITFHLVEEYYDGISLVLNYEVTYPSSSEPITGKEAAVFYKLNFVGHHPQTISTHDFTITGDHTFVGTTRLSFGDKDLPDQLRLNMSIDCIGTTRGNWDLSVLLDRAKSNALSTTVYPKNLDFIYDKSLYTVDKLTLGPVTSQVIVMNRYPDTWLNVMLEDDIGTLYMNQGGDGATNDYYYFNFSPLTALNPKPAYVTLIVTEPPKNGEAKQAEDRQRLNGSFPITLKGNEGGTVKITSVDYEEKQTVVYYEASQVMSQITPLSLEEEQGHPIFPKGQPVRISRDKLAFKLIFPPVQPSDKLEIVANSFTYTKDIQQFRLRIPIEWTK is encoded by the coding sequence ATGACGACAGCTAGGGACAGGCTGGATGTTGAATCCGGAGCAGTAACCGCACAATTACAAAAGGAAGCTGAACACATGATACACAGTATGCCTTCTTCTGTTGATTTTGATGAATTGTGGCAGCTACATACTGGAGGAGTAGGGAAAGCCCCAAGATACAGACACCGGTTATCATCGTACAGGAAGTGGGTCATCGGAGCCACAGCTGCGCTGGTTATTACAGCCGGATCCATTATTGGGATCGGATTCGTCTCGCCTCCGGTTGCTGAAGCGCTGCGCGTCATTCCGTTCTTCGATTATTTGTATGCGAAAGGTGGGGATCGAGAGGGATTGAAGTCCATTGAAGAGAAGCATCTAAGCAGTCCGACAGGTGCGGTCATTGCAGATCAAGGAATAACCTTCCATCTGGTAGAGGAATATTACGATGGTATATCATTGGTGCTAAATTATGAGGTAACCTATCCGTCATCGTCAGAGCCTATTACCGGCAAAGAAGCGGCAGTCTTCTATAAGCTTAATTTTGTAGGGCATCATCCACAAACAATATCAACCCATGACTTCACAATTACAGGAGACCATACCTTCGTAGGTACAACCCGTCTAAGCTTCGGGGATAAGGATCTGCCTGATCAGCTAAGATTAAATATGAGTATCGACTGCATAGGGACGACGAGGGGGAACTGGGATTTATCTGTCCTGCTAGATAGGGCTAAGAGTAACGCGCTGAGCACTACCGTCTATCCCAAGAATCTGGATTTCATATACGATAAATCTCTTTACACTGTAGACAAGCTGACCCTGGGTCCTGTAACTTCGCAAGTTATTGTGATGAACAGGTATCCTGATACATGGCTTAATGTAATGCTCGAAGATGATATTGGAACCTTATATATGAATCAAGGTGGAGATGGGGCCACCAATGACTATTATTATTTCAACTTCTCACCGCTGACAGCGCTCAATCCTAAGCCGGCCTATGTGACCTTGATCGTTACTGAACCCCCGAAAAATGGAGAAGCCAAGCAAGCGGAGGACCGTCAGCGCCTGAATGGATCATTTCCTATAACGTTGAAGGGCAATGAAGGAGGAACAGTGAAGATAACTTCCGTTGACTATGAGGAGAAGCAGACGGTTGTATACTATGAGGCCAGTCAGGTGATGAGCCAGATTACTCCACTTAGCTTAGAGGAGGAGCAAGGGCATCCAATCTTCCCCAAAGGACAGCCGGTGCGCATCAGCCGGGATAAATTAGCCTTTAAGCTGATTTTCCCGCCGGTGCAGCCATCCGATAAGCTCGAAATTGTGGCTAATTCCTTCACTTATACCAAGGATATACAACAGTTCCGTCTTCGCATTCCAATTGAGTGGACCAAATAG
- a CDS encoding WD40/YVTN/BNR-like repeat-containing protein, which yields MLLMTLLILSACSSAPPPEATRPPQPTEAPEEGQMITVITPDNKNVEPENAKKYQIQTRLTDFRLLNPSAGLAWGVTRNELRMYMTLNNGKTWANISPATNVQFLSNPVYGKEIFFTDPEHGWIIRSSFGSTETVVLRTTDGGHSWQISAFPDSNKLSSIYFSSSRSGWLMTKWDASATKESKALYATKDGGATWNLVMQNEQYNPNLPTSSIPHAGVTTGMIFNDESRGFVMLQTGALPKIYMTRDGGATWVSGSEFLVNDSFAGCDRVVTGVPEFFGEHAAGGWMPVGCQKEKEGSMTFNGYFTANGGENWKFTTFGRPALSGMNRNVAPDFLNSMTGWSLEGNLLYKTVNQGVTWTALPASTVLQSKLLEYPEVVKLQFISSDVGWLLISKEEDRKSILLQTTNGGESWRVM from the coding sequence ATGCTTCTTATGACTCTGCTGATTCTCTCGGCTTGCTCGTCCGCCCCTCCGCCGGAGGCTACCCGGCCTCCTCAGCCGACTGAAGCGCCGGAAGAAGGGCAGATGATTACAGTCATTACCCCGGATAACAAGAATGTCGAACCCGAAAATGCAAAGAAATACCAGATTCAGACGCGGCTGACCGATTTCCGGCTGCTCAACCCCTCAGCAGGACTAGCCTGGGGGGTAACGCGCAACGAGCTTCGAATGTACATGACGCTCAATAACGGCAAGACCTGGGCGAATATCTCTCCAGCTACGAATGTACAATTTCTAAGCAATCCGGTCTACGGCAAAGAGATTTTTTTCACCGACCCCGAGCATGGCTGGATCATCCGCAGCTCGTTCGGCTCCACCGAGACCGTGGTGCTGCGTACCACAGACGGTGGACACAGCTGGCAGATCTCAGCGTTCCCCGATTCCAACAAGCTGTCCTCCATCTATTTCAGCTCTAGCCGCAGCGGCTGGCTGATGACCAAGTGGGATGCAAGTGCGACCAAAGAGAGCAAAGCCTTGTACGCTACCAAGGATGGCGGAGCCACCTGGAATCTGGTGATGCAGAATGAGCAGTATAATCCGAATCTGCCGACTAGTTCCATTCCGCATGCGGGGGTAACGACCGGGATGATCTTTAATGACGAGAGCCGGGGGTTTGTTATGCTGCAGACCGGCGCTCTGCCCAAGATTTATATGACGAGGGACGGAGGAGCGACATGGGTATCGGGTTCGGAATTCCTGGTCAATGACAGCTTTGCCGGATGTGACCGGGTGGTTACAGGTGTCCCTGAATTCTTCGGAGAACATGCAGCGGGGGGCTGGATGCCGGTCGGCTGTCAGAAGGAAAAGGAAGGCAGCATGACCTTTAACGGCTATTTTACCGCCAATGGGGGAGAGAACTGGAAATTCACCACATTCGGGCGGCCGGCGCTGTCCGGCATGAACCGGAATGTGGCACCTGACTTCCTGAATTCTATGACAGGCTGGTCGCTGGAAGGTAATTTGCTCTATAAGACGGTGAATCAAGGAGTGACCTGGACGGCCCTCCCGGCCAGCACGGTGCTTCAATCCAAGCTCCTGGAGTATCCGGAGGTAGTGAAGCTGCAGTTCATTTCAAGTGATGTCGGCTGGCTGCTGATCTCGAAGGAGGAGGACCGCAAGTCGATCCTGCTTCAGACCACTAACGGCGGCGAGAGCTGGCGTGTAATGTAA
- a CDS encoding hemolysin family protein — protein sequence MSDPLPGILHVGLIILLVLLNGFFVSVEYAMVKVRSGRIESLIEEGSKRALAARNIVHNLDGFLSACQLGVTLASLALGWLGEPAVATIVGPLVRGLGFDETTVFVISLIIAFMFITVLHIVLGELAPKTIAVNKAEAVLLLTAGPMNVFYRIMFPFIWVVNGLARGLLRIFRLTPASELATAHTEEEIRILMQESNKSGLIDNTEMTLVDNIFGFADTMAREIMIPRTEMICLNTHLETEENLEIAFDGMRTRYPVCDGDKDHILGFIHIKDMIREKAPSYNELIRPILTVPESIQISSLLKVMQRAKTQIAILIDEYGGTSGMVTLEDIMEEIVGEIQDEFDEERPGIEKLGEDEFSVDGLMLIEEINDKLGIHMETDDYDTIGGWLYSKLEVNPPQKGQSIEFDNHLFVVEETDNKRISRIKLLKLQLLTEEAGA from the coding sequence TTGAGCGACCCTTTACCCGGTATATTACATGTAGGACTTATTATTTTGCTGGTGCTGCTTAACGGTTTTTTCGTTTCGGTGGAGTACGCGATGGTGAAGGTGCGCAGCGGGCGCATTGAATCGCTGATTGAGGAAGGCAGCAAGAGAGCGCTGGCCGCAAGGAACATCGTCCATAATCTGGATGGCTTCCTGTCGGCCTGCCAGCTTGGGGTAACCCTTGCTTCACTTGCACTGGGCTGGCTCGGAGAGCCGGCCGTGGCCACGATTGTGGGGCCGCTGGTCAGGGGTCTGGGCTTTGATGAAACTACTGTATTTGTCATCTCCCTGATTATTGCCTTCATGTTCATCACGGTTCTTCATATCGTACTCGGCGAGCTTGCACCGAAGACCATTGCTGTGAATAAGGCTGAGGCGGTGCTTCTGTTAACTGCGGGACCGATGAACGTTTTCTACCGGATCATGTTTCCATTCATCTGGGTCGTTAACGGGCTGGCCCGGGGACTGCTGCGGATCTTCCGTCTGACACCGGCTTCCGAGCTGGCTACTGCGCATACGGAGGAAGAAATCCGCATCCTGATGCAGGAGAGTAACAAAAGCGGCCTCATCGACAACACAGAAATGACGCTGGTGGATAATATTTTTGGATTTGCGGACACGATGGCCCGGGAGATTATGATTCCGCGTACCGAGATGATCTGTCTGAACACGCATCTGGAGACGGAGGAGAATCTGGAGATTGCCTTCGATGGAATGAGAACCCGGTATCCGGTCTGTGACGGAGACAAGGACCATATTCTTGGCTTCATTCATATTAAGGATATGATCCGGGAGAAGGCGCCGAGCTATAATGAATTGATCCGTCCGATATTGACGGTACCGGAATCGATTCAGATCAGCAGTCTCCTGAAGGTCATGCAGCGTGCCAAGACCCAGATCGCCATTCTTATTGATGAGTACGGCGGTACCTCGGGGATGGTTACACTGGAGGATATTATGGAAGAGATTGTCGGTGAGATTCAGGATGAGTTCGACGAGGAGCGGCCCGGCATTGAGAAGCTGGGAGAGGATGAGTTCTCCGTTGACGGACTGATGCTGATTGAAGAGATTAACGACAAGCTCGGAATCCATATGGAGACTGATGATTATGATACGATCGGCGGCTGGCTGTATTCCAAGCTGGAGGTCAATCCGCCGCAAAAGGGCCAGTCCATTGAGTTCGACAATCATTTATTCGTGGTCGAAGAAACCGATAATAAGCGGATTTCCCGGATCAAGCTGCTGAAGCTGCAGTTATTGACGGAAGAAGCCGGAGCATAA
- a CDS encoding LysR family transcriptional regulator — MESKHLFTFLVVVETGSFTRAAQKLDYAQSSITAQIQALEAELGQPLFDRISKKIMLTDAGRRLLPYAQEISKMHTMAENALRSETEIAGSLRIGAPESLAAFRLPGIIKDFRSRYPQVQITLKPGACWELTEFIRSGELDLAFLLQPETEYKDMHCETLIHEAMALVAPLDHPLLELAEVEPYQLKNVTILHTEAGCTYRTLFERHLNSHGVFPDPNLEFWSIEAIKQCVMAGLGLSFLPQITVKRELAEGKLGRLNWNDQSQRVATQIAYHNKKWKSPALSEFLRMVGKHAAGWREATVEE; from the coding sequence ATGGAATCGAAGCATCTGTTCACCTTTCTCGTTGTGGTAGAGACCGGAAGCTTTACCCGCGCTGCGCAGAAGCTGGATTATGCCCAGTCCAGCATTACCGCACAGATTCAGGCTCTGGAAGCAGAGCTGGGGCAACCCCTGTTCGACCGGATCAGCAAAAAGATTATGCTCACGGATGCAGGCCGCCGCCTGCTGCCGTATGCCCAGGAAATCTCCAAGATGCACACGATGGCTGAGAATGCCCTCCGGTCTGAGACCGAAATCGCCGGTTCGCTGCGGATTGGTGCACCGGAATCCCTGGCGGCCTTCCGGCTTCCGGGAATTATCAAAGATTTCCGCAGCCGGTATCCGCAGGTGCAGATTACCCTTAAGCCGGGGGCCTGCTGGGAGCTGACCGAATTCATCCGCTCCGGGGAGCTGGATCTGGCCTTCCTGCTGCAGCCGGAAACAGAGTATAAGGATATGCACTGTGAGACGCTGATCCATGAAGCCATGGCTCTGGTGGCTCCGCTGGATCATCCGCTGCTGGAGCTTGCTGAAGTGGAGCCGTATCAGCTGAAGAACGTAACGATTCTGCATACCGAAGCGGGCTGCACCTACCGCACCTTGTTTGAACGTCATCTGAACAGCCACGGTGTGTTTCCTGATCCGAATCTGGAGTTCTGGAGCATTGAAGCAATCAAGCAGTGCGTGATGGCCGGACTCGGTCTCTCTTTTCTGCCGCAGATTACGGTGAAGCGCGAGCTGGCGGAAGGCAAGCTGGGCCGGCTGAACTGGAATGACCAGTCGCAGCGGGTGGCCACCCAGATCGCTTACCATAACAAGAAATGGAAGTCTCCTGCGCTCAGTGAATTCCTCAGAATGGTAGGGAAGCATGCTGCCGGATGGAGGGAAGCTACTGTGGAGGAATGA
- a CDS encoding APC family permease, which translates to MKKHTSLQRTIGMPQAIALYIGAVLGSGVLIVPGLAAEMAGPASLLAWGFMTLLILPLALSMGLLSAKFPNAGGVSHFVTLAFGPKAGALVGWFFLMSVPIGAPVAALTGAGYMTAAMGWGDPARIALAAGMLVIGLLTNWMGMQVAGKVQIAVVIAIIAVLVFSFAAALPRMERAHFTPFAPHGWMSVGQAAAILFWCFIGWEAVSHLSEEFKEPERAAVKGVTIAAVIVGVLYFLSALATVGTQSYLHGGADSSLLWIISQPLGVWGGFIAGLTGLFICTATIIAYAGAASRVAYALSRQGYAPGWMGLVSNRYQTPVGAIGFLALCFTLILSLYGSGSLSITTLITFPNATFILTYIGGCAAGIRLLRGSRAGVTISWISFAATLAVFPFTGWAILYPLLITVLFAGVDYWRYGAKRVGKR; encoded by the coding sequence ATGAAGAAACACACCTCGTTACAACGTACCATCGGCATGCCTCAGGCCATTGCCTTATACATCGGGGCTGTCCTCGGTTCGGGGGTATTAATTGTCCCCGGACTGGCAGCCGAGATGGCTGGCCCAGCTTCGCTGCTGGCCTGGGGCTTCATGACCCTGCTCATTCTTCCGCTTGCCTTATCCATGGGCCTGCTCTCTGCCAAGTTCCCGAACGCCGGAGGTGTCTCCCACTTCGTTACACTAGCCTTCGGGCCGAAGGCCGGGGCCCTTGTCGGATGGTTCTTCCTGATGTCCGTTCCGATCGGCGCACCGGTCGCTGCATTGACCGGTGCAGGATACATGACGGCAGCGATGGGCTGGGGCGATCCGGCCAGAATCGCCCTTGCCGCCGGGATGCTGGTAATCGGACTCCTAACGAACTGGATGGGTATGCAGGTCGCCGGTAAAGTGCAAATTGCTGTGGTGATCGCTATTATTGCCGTACTGGTCTTCTCTTTTGCCGCTGCGCTTCCGAGGATGGAGCGTGCCCACTTCACTCCGTTTGCGCCGCATGGCTGGATGAGTGTCGGGCAGGCGGCCGCTATCCTCTTCTGGTGCTTCATCGGCTGGGAAGCCGTCTCGCATCTGTCCGAAGAATTCAAGGAACCTGAGCGGGCTGCAGTCAAGGGTGTGACTATCGCTGCTGTAATTGTCGGCGTCCTGTATTTCCTCTCGGCACTTGCTACCGTAGGTACGCAGAGCTATCTGCACGGCGGGGCAGATAGCTCCCTGCTCTGGATCATCAGCCAGCCGCTGGGGGTGTGGGGCGGGTTCATCGCCGGACTCACCGGTCTCTTCATCTGCACGGCGACGATCATTGCCTATGCTGGCGCGGCTTCACGCGTGGCGTATGCGTTGTCCCGGCAAGGCTATGCTCCCGGCTGGATGGGCCTTGTATCCAATCGGTATCAGACGCCTGTAGGGGCCATCGGCTTCCTGGCGCTCTGCTTCACCTTGATATTATCGCTCTACGGCAGCGGGTCGCTCTCGATAACGACACTAATCACCTTCCCCAACGCTACCTTCATTCTTACCTATATTGGGGGCTGCGCCGCCGGAATCCGCCTCTTGCGCGGTAGCCGTGCAGGCGTAACGATTAGTTGGATTTCTTTTGCCGCTACCCTGGCCGTGTTCCCGTTCACAGGCTGGGCGATTCTGTACCCGCTGCTGATTACAGTGTTGTTTGCCGGGGTGGACTATTGGAGATACGGGGCAAAGCGTGTGGGGAAGCGGTGA
- a CDS encoding APC family permease, whose protein sequence is MDLFRKKPLAIPQNAGAEKLSKTLGALDLTMLGVGAIIGTGIFVMTGVAAAEHAGPGLVLSFIIAGIACVLSALCYSEFASTLPVSGSAYAYSYVAFGELLAWVLGWDLVLEYGVAAAAVSSGWSGYFQGLLEGFGIHLPTALSGAYNADKGTFINLPAVIIILLISYLLTRGVKETARFNAVMVAIKISVVLLFIITGIFYVKPENWTPFLPFGIHGVMNGAATVFFAYIGFDAISTAAEEVKRPQRDLPIGIISSLAICTVLYIAVSLVLTGIVPYQSLNVSDPVSFALRFVGQNMIAGLISIGAIAGMTTVLLVMLFGQTRLLFAISRDGLLPKSLSKVSATTHTPVRSTWMVGSLIAVLTGFVPLDRLANLTSIGTLFAFLVVSLGVIMLRRTKTDLRRGFRVPWVPLVPLLSAAACGYLMYNLGRETWIGFIIWVAFGLVIYSLYGYKRSNLNTKK, encoded by the coding sequence ATGGATTTATTCCGCAAAAAACCGCTGGCTATTCCCCAGAATGCCGGAGCGGAGAAGCTTAGCAAGACACTGGGCGCCTTGGATTTGACGATGCTTGGGGTAGGAGCCATCATCGGCACCGGGATCTTTGTAATGACAGGTGTGGCTGCTGCGGAGCATGCCGGACCGGGACTGGTGCTGTCCTTCATCATCGCGGGGATTGCCTGCGTACTGTCCGCCTTGTGCTACTCTGAATTTGCATCGACCCTGCCGGTATCCGGCAGCGCCTATGCCTACAGCTATGTGGCCTTCGGCGAATTGCTGGCCTGGGTGCTCGGCTGGGATCTTGTCCTGGAATACGGGGTTGCCGCCGCAGCGGTAAGCAGCGGATGGTCCGGTTATTTCCAGGGTCTGCTGGAGGGCTTCGGGATACATTTGCCCACAGCTTTGTCTGGAGCGTATAATGCGGATAAGGGAACATTCATCAATTTGCCTGCCGTCATCATTATCCTGCTGATCTCCTATCTGCTGACACGGGGGGTCAAGGAGACCGCCCGCTTCAACGCAGTGATGGTCGCCATTAAGATATCCGTGGTGCTGCTGTTCATCATCACCGGTATTTTCTATGTGAAGCCGGAGAACTGGACGCCCTTCCTGCCGTTCGGGATTCATGGCGTGATGAACGGAGCGGCCACTGTATTTTTTGCCTATATCGGCTTTGATGCCATTTCAACCGCCGCAGAAGAAGTGAAGCGTCCGCAGCGCGATCTTCCAATCGGGATTATCTCATCCCTTGCTATCTGTACAGTTTTATATATCGCCGTATCCTTGGTCCTGACGGGCATTGTTCCTTATCAGAGCCTGAATGTCAGCGATCCGGTATCCTTTGCGCTGCGGTTCGTGGGCCAGAATATGATTGCCGGACTGATCTCCATCGGGGCGATTGCCGGAATGACGACCGTTCTGCTGGTTATGCTGTTCGGCCAGACCCGCTTGCTGTTCGCTATCTCGCGAGACGGCCTGCTGCCGAAGAGCTTGTCCAAGGTTAGCGCCACAACGCATACCCCGGTGCGCAGTACCTGGATGGTGGGCAGCCTGATCGCTGTGCTTACCGGCTTCGTACCGCTGGACAGGCTGGCGAATCTGACGAGTATCGGCACCTTATTTGCCTTCCTGGTTGTGTCTCTCGGGGTCATTATGCTCCGCCGGACGAAGACAGATCTCCGCAGAGGCTTCCGGGTTCCTTGGGTTCCGCTGGTTCCACTCCTTAGTGCGGCAGCCTGCGGCTACTTAATGTATAATCTCGGCAGAGAGACCTGGATTGGCTTCATCATCTGGGTTGCGTTCGGACTGGTAATTTACTCATTGTACGGCTACAAACGCAGTAATCTGAATACGAAGAAATAA
- a CDS encoding DUF2500 domain-containing protein, with protein sequence MGTGSDPSWLFDFTGTVLPVFLALVLGIIAVSAGRGLLQWSRNNKAPLQSIPARIVSKRTEVRQQQSQEDSLSSRTSTTYYLTYEAEDGVRREFKVEGQEYGMSAEGDQGILTYQGTRYHGFQRRPHYSTAE encoded by the coding sequence ATGGGAACGGGGAGTGATCCATCCTGGCTGTTCGATTTTACAGGAACGGTATTGCCGGTCTTTCTCGCTCTGGTCCTGGGGATCATCGCTGTGTCTGCGGGCCGGGGATTGCTTCAGTGGAGCCGGAACAATAAAGCCCCCCTGCAGTCCATTCCCGCCCGTATCGTGAGCAAGCGGACCGAAGTGCGCCAGCAGCAGTCCCAGGAGGATAGTCTCTCCAGCCGGACCAGCACCACCTACTATCTTACCTATGAAGCTGAGGATGGGGTGCGCAGGGAATTCAAGGTGGAGGGACAGGAATACGGGATGAGCGCTGAGGGGGATCAAGGCATACTGACGTATCAGGGGACACGGTATCATGGCTTTCAGCGGCGTCCTCACTACTCCACGGCGGAGTAG
- a CDS encoding cell wall hydrolase: MAVIKTNSEDVRVLARLMRAEAEEDGESGMLMVGNVGVNRILGNCLDFNNIRSVNDMVYQSPGGFEAPQKGYFYQRAREADIRLAKRAIAGERTWPASNALWFFRPVGDCPGTWYNQQNTGRYKAHCFFTPTQGDCPAVY, translated from the coding sequence GTGGCTGTCATCAAAACAAACTCGGAGGACGTAAGAGTGCTTGCACGGCTGATGCGGGCAGAGGCTGAAGAGGATGGAGAGTCAGGCATGCTGATGGTCGGCAATGTCGGCGTGAACCGGATTCTTGGCAATTGTCTGGATTTCAACAACATCCGCAGTGTGAACGACATGGTGTACCAGAGCCCCGGCGGCTTCGAAGCCCCGCAGAAGGGATACTTCTATCAACGGGCGCGGGAAGCCGATATCCGGCTCGCGAAACGTGCGATTGCCGGGGAGCGAACCTGGCCGGCCTCGAATGCGCTCTGGTTCTTCCGCCCTGTCGGCGACTGTCCGGGGACCTGGTACAATCAGCAGAATACCGGACGCTACAAGGCTCACTGCTTCTTCACTCCGACACAGGGAGATTGTCCGGCAGTATACTAA
- the gerQ gene encoding spore coat protein GerQ — MGHIGNMGKMGNMGTMAAMPPQVSSGSPMMPGGTVISTAAPVYEQSYVENIFRLNLGKVGTFYFTYENNKDWNAKVYTGVLEAAGRDHLIISDRATGQRVVLLMVNFDYATFEEPLVYQYPGVVGNPLGVRNC; from the coding sequence ATGGGGCACATCGGGAATATGGGGAAAATGGGAAACATGGGCACTATGGCCGCCATGCCGCCTCAGGTCAGCAGCGGCAGTCCCATGATGCCCGGCGGCACCGTGATCTCCACAGCCGCGCCCGTGTACGAACAGTCCTATGTGGAGAATATATTTCGCCTGAACCTGGGCAAGGTGGGCACCTTCTATTTCACATATGAGAACAACAAGGACTGGAATGCCAAGGTCTATACCGGGGTGCTGGAAGCTGCGGGCCGTGACCACCTGATTATCAGCGACCGGGCTACCGGACAGCGGGTGGTGCTGCTGATGGTTAACTTTGATTACGCTACTTTCGAAGAGCCGCTCGTCTATCAATATCCGGGCGTTGTCGGGAATCCGCTTGGAGTGCGCAACTGTTAA